TAGAAATTGATAAATCGGTAGAAGCCGAACAAGTCAGGCGCACGCTGGAGTTTAAAAATGAGCGCGACTCGCTCGAGGTGCAGACACGCTTGGATGCATTAAAGAAGGCCTGCGAGGAGAATTTGAACACTATGAAGCCGATGATAGAGGCGGTAGATATGGGTGTTACCTTAGGTGAAGTGTGCGATGTGTTTAGGGAAGTTTATGGAGTTTATACAGACCCGGGATTTAGCTAATGGATAAGAGTTCTTCTACGACGAGATTGAGGTTACTAATCGGCAAAGTTGGCCTTGACGGCCATGACCGCGGGGTGAAAATTATTGCGCGGGCGCTTAGAGATGCTGGCTTTGAGGTGATTTATACCGGGCTGCATCAGACGCCAGAGATGATTGTAAAATCCGCTATTGAGGAAGACGTCGATGGTATTGGGTTAAGCATTCTCTCGGGCGCACATATGCATCTTTTTTCGCGAGTGATAGAATTGCTAAAAGACGCTGGCGCTAGCGATATTGTGGTATTCGGTGGAGGGATTATTCCTCGTCAAGACATGGAGGAACTGGAAGCTAAGGGAGTAAAAAAACTCTTTACTCCAGGAGCAAGTACTCAGGAGATTATCGAGTGGGTGAGAGCTAATGTTAAGAGCAACTTAGCGTGAGCGATAGAACAGTTTAGCGATCCTATCTTTAGAGCGGTTTTATTTTTTAATGGCAGAGCGGTTGGATAATGTTGTTTTTCTCGAGTTTGCTAAATCGATCGAGTTAGTAAGAGCGAATTTAGGCAAGAATGCAGAAGATCCTCTAAGCGTGGTCTTAGCGGTTTCGGGAGGCGTAGATTCGCGCGTCATGCTGGATGTGGCGGCAAAAACTGCTGAGGAATCTCAGTTGTCCCTAGTGGTGGCACATTTCGACCATGGGTTACGCGAGGCAAGCATGGGGGATGAGCGTTTTGTTGAGGCGCTTTCTAGGCAGTATAATTTGCCTTTTTTTTCTGAGCGGGCGCCGAAGTTTTTGGGGCGAGAAAACGTGGAGGCCTGGGGCCGCAGGCTTCGCTACGAGTTTTTGGAGGGAACTCGCATGCGCGTTGGTTTTGATGCTGTTGCTACTGCGCATCATTTAGATGATCAAGTTGAGACATTTTTCATGCGCGTTATCTCTGCGCGGCTTGCTTCTAGTTCTCATTGCATTGGAAGCTTTGACACTACGACA
This portion of the Deltaproteobacteria bacterium genome encodes:
- a CDS encoding cobalamin B12-binding domain-containing protein — translated: MDKSSSTTRLRLLIGKVGLDGHDRGVKIIARALRDAGFEVIYTGLHQTPEMIVKSAIEEDVDGIGLSILSGAHMHLFSRVIELLKDAGASDIVVFGGGIIPRQDMEELEAKGVKKLFTPGASTQEIIEWVRANVKSNLA